In one window of Bacillota bacterium LX-D DNA:
- the rpsJ gene encoding 30S ribosomal protein S10: MAKQKIRIRLKAFDHKVLDQSSLKIVETAKRTGATVSGPIPLPTEKNIFTILRSPHVNKDSREQFEMRTHKRLIDILEPTPKTVDALMRLDLPAGVDIEIKL; encoded by the coding sequence ATGGCTAAACAAAAAATCAGGATTAGATTAAAAGCATTTGACCATAAGGTACTTGACCAATCATCCCTAAAGATTGTGGAAACAGCGAAAAGAACAGGTGCAACAGTATCTGGTCCTATTCCTTTGCCAACTGAAAAAAACATTTTTACTATTCTACGTTCTCCCCACGTAAATAAAGACTCTAGAGAGCAGTTCGAGATGAGGACTCATAAAAGATTAATTGATATTTTAGAGCCCACACCTAAAACAGTTGATGCCCTAATGCGTTTAGATTTACCTGCCGGAGTAGATATTGAAATCAAACTGTAG
- the rplN gene encoding 50S ribosomal protein L14: MIQQQTILKVGDNTGAKKLMCIHIMGGSTRRYASVGDVIVASVKEATPGGVVKKGDVVKAVVVRTTRQVRRPDGSYIRFSENAAVIINDGGNPKGTRIFGPVARELREKNFMKIVSLAPEVL; encoded by the coding sequence ATGATCCAACAACAAACTATACTTAAAGTTGGGGACAATACTGGAGCCAAAAAACTGATGTGTATCCATATTATGGGCGGTTCTACAAGAAGATATGCTTCTGTTGGTGATGTCATTGTTGCTTCTGTTAAAGAAGCTACACCAGGCGGCGTTGTCAAGAAAGGCGACGTAGTAAAGGCCGTTGTTGTTCGTACAACAAGACAAGTTAGAAGACCAGACGGTTCATATATTAGATTTAGTGAAAATGCTGCAGTTATCATTAACGATGGGGGTAACCCCAAAGGTACGCGTATTTTTGGACCTGTAGCAAGGGAACTGAGAGAAAAAAATTTCATGAAGATTGTTTCACTGGCACCGGAAGTATTATAA
- the rpsC gene encoding 30S ribosomal protein S3: MGQKVNPKGLRIGIVKDWDAKWYAGKEYAGLLLEDIKVRRYIKKALYQAGISAVEIERAANRLKVAIKTAKPGIVIGRGGTEVEKLRKSLEKMTGRQVSVNIVEIKKPEIEAQLVAENVASQLERRISFRRAMKQAVTKAMRIGAEGIKISVSGRLGGAEIARTEWYSEGKVPLHTLRADIDYGFAEADTTYGKIGVKVWVYKGEILPETKKVAEEGGK; this comes from the coding sequence GTGGGTCAGAAAGTAAATCCTAAAGGTTTGCGGATCGGTATTGTTAAAGACTGGGATGCAAAATGGTATGCAGGTAAAGAATATGCAGGCCTTTTGCTGGAAGATATTAAAGTACGCCGTTACATTAAAAAAGCACTATATCAAGCTGGTATTTCCGCAGTGGAAATTGAAAGAGCAGCTAACCGCTTAAAAGTTGCAATTAAAACAGCTAAACCGGGTATTGTAATTGGGCGCGGTGGTACTGAAGTAGAGAAGCTGCGTAAAAGTTTAGAAAAAATGACTGGACGTCAGGTGAGCGTTAACATTGTTGAAATTAAGAAGCCTGAAATTGAAGCTCAGTTAGTTGCAGAAAACGTTGCTTCCCAATTAGAAAGAAGAATTTCGTTCCGACGTGCTATGAAACAGGCTGTTACTAAAGCAATGAGAATAGGTGCTGAGGGAATTAAAATTTCTGTTTCAGGCAGACTAGGCGGGGCAGAAATTGCTCGTACTGAGTGGTATAGCGAAGGTAAAGTACCCCTTCATACCTTAAGAGCAGATATCGACTATGGTTTTGCCGAAGCTGATACAACCTATGGAAAAATCGGGGTTAAGGTTTGGGTATACAAAGGGGAAATCCTTCCAGAGACAAAAAAGGTCGCTGAAGAAGGGGGCAAATAA
- the rplP gene encoding 50S ribosomal protein L16: protein MLMPKRVKHRKQHRPKISGKAHKGNEVTYGEYGLQALEPAWITSRQIEAARIAMTRYIKRGGQVWIKIFPDRPITAKPAETRMGSGKGAPEYWVAVVKPGRVMFELAGVPEEIAREAMRLAAHKLPIKCKFVKRGEAGGEVNEG from the coding sequence ATGTTGATGCCAAAAAGAGTAAAGCATCGTAAACAACATAGGCCCAAAATATCTGGAAAAGCTCATAAAGGAAATGAAGTAACCTATGGTGAATATGGGCTTCAAGCATTAGAACCTGCATGGATTACATCCAGACAAATTGAGGCCGCACGTATTGCGATGACACGTTATATTAAACGTGGTGGTCAGGTGTGGATTAAAATATTCCCTGACAGACCTATTACAGCTAAACCTGCTGAAACCCGGATGGGTAGTGGTAAAGGTGCTCCTGAGTACTGGGTAGCAGTAGTTAAGCCGGGTAGAGTTATGTTCGAACTGGCCGGCGTTCCGGAAGAAATAGCTAGAGAAGCTATGCGACTAGCAGCTCATAAGCTTCCTATTAAATGTAAGTTTGTAAAACGAGGAGAAGCAGGTGGTGAGGTTAATGAAGGCTAG
- the rplD gene encoding 50S ribosomal protein L4, translated as MPKVAVYNIEGNQVGEMELDDAVFGVPFNEAAVHNAVVMQLASKRLGTHKTKTRAEVSGGGRKPWRQKGTGRARAGSTRSPIWRKGGIVFGPTPRSYAYSIPKKARRVALKSVLSAKVEEGNLIVLDELSLNQSKTKEMVKILNALNAEPKALVVTSDKDENVIKSARNIKGIMPMTALGLNVYDVLNHDKLVITKDAVAKVEEVLG; from the coding sequence ATGCCTAAAGTAGCTGTTTATAATATAGAAGGAAATCAAGTTGGCGAGATGGAACTTGACGACGCAGTGTTCGGCGTTCCTTTCAACGAAGCGGCAGTGCATAATGCTGTAGTAATGCAGCTGGCCAGCAAAAGATTGGGAACTCATAAGACTAAAACCAGAGCAGAAGTAAGCGGCGGTGGAAGAAAGCCGTGGAGACAAAAAGGTACAGGACGGGCAAGAGCCGGAAGCACCAGGTCTCCTATTTGGAGAAAAGGTGGTATTGTATTTGGCCCTACTCCTAGAAGCTATGCTTATTCCATACCCAAAAAAGCTAGAAGAGTAGCATTGAAATCCGTTTTGTCGGCTAAAGTTGAAGAAGGCAATTTGATCGTTCTTGATGAATTGTCCTTAAATCAATCAAAAACAAAAGAAATGGTTAAAATCCTTAATGCACTTAATGCTGAACCAAAAGCATTGGTTGTGACAAGCGATAAAGATGAAAATGTTATAAAATCTGCAAGAAATATCAAAGGCATTATGCCGATGACAGCACTAGGTTTAAATGTGTATGATGTTTTAAATCATGACAAATTGGTCATAACCAAAGATGCTGTGGCCAAAGTAGAGGAGGTGCTGGGATAA
- the rplV gene encoding 50S ribosomal protein L22 — protein sequence MEAKAVAKFLRISPRKVRPVMDLIRGKKINEAYAILKFTPKKAAAFIEKVLTSAVANAEHNYDLNKDALYIAKAYVDQGPTLKRYKPRAMGRADLMRRKTSHITVVVSEKED from the coding sequence ATGGAAGCAAAAGCAGTTGCTAAATTTCTGCGTATTTCTCCTCGAAAAGTACGGCCGGTCATGGACTTAATCAGGGGAAAGAAAATAAATGAAGCTTATGCAATTTTGAAATTTACGCCTAAAAAGGCTGCAGCTTTTATTGAAAAAGTATTAACTTCTGCCGTTGCAAACGCAGAACATAATTATGATTTAAATAAAGATGCGTTATATATTGCTAAAGCCTATGTTGATCAAGGACCAACATTAAAGCGCTATAAACCGAGAGCTATGGGACGTGCGGATTTAATGCGTAGAAAAACTAGCCACATTACAGTGGTTGTAAGTGAGAAGGAGGATTGA
- the fusA gene encoding elongation factor G — MARQFSLENTRNIGIMAHIDAGKTTTTERILFYTGRVHKIGEVHDGAATMDWMVQEQERGITITSAATTCKWRDHRINIIDTPGHVDFTVEVERSLRVLDGAVAVFCSVGGVEPQSETVWRQADKYGVPRIAFINKMDRMGADFFRGVNMIKERLGANPVPIQIPIGAEDGFKGIVDLVTETAIVYTDDLGTESEETAIPDDLKEIVAEYREKLIEAVAESDEELMMKYLEGEELTEDEIRRGIRKGTLSVSMIPVLCGSAFKNKGVQPLLDAVVDYMPSPLDVPAINGTNPENCEEDHRRAADDEPFSALAFKIMSDPYVGKLTFFRVYSGTMKSGSYVYNSTKGKRERIGRILLMHANHREEISEVMAGDIAAAVGLKETTTGDTLCDEEKPIVLESMEFPEPVIDVAIEPKTKADQEKMSIALQKLAEEDPTFKMHTDQESGQTIISGMGELHLDIIADRLLREFKVDATVGRPQVAYRETIKSSTKVEGKFVRQSGGRGQYGHVWLELEPLERGKGYEFESKIVGGAIPKEYIAPVDSGVREAMENGVLAGYPTIDVKVTLYDGSYHDVDSSEMAFKIAGSMGFKAGAKKANPVILEPIMKIEVVVPDEYMGDVIGDINSRRGRIEGMEPRSGTQVIRGYVPLGEMFGYATDLRSRTQGRGVYTMQFSHYDEVPRNIAEEIIAKRQGA, encoded by the coding sequence ATGGCAAGACAATTTTCGTTGGAAAATACGAGAAATATAGGTATCATGGCCCATATTGATGCAGGAAAAACAACTACCACTGAACGTATTTTGTTCTATACCGGTAGAGTTCATAAAATTGGTGAAGTACACGATGGTGCGGCTACCATGGACTGGATGGTTCAAGAACAGGAAAGAGGTATTACAATTACTTCTGCTGCGACGACTTGTAAGTGGAGAGATCATCGTATTAACATCATTGATACGCCAGGCCACGTGGACTTTACAGTTGAAGTTGAACGTTCTTTAAGGGTGTTAGATGGTGCAGTGGCAGTTTTTTGTTCCGTAGGCGGTGTTGAGCCCCAGTCGGAAACAGTATGGCGCCAAGCTGATAAATATGGGGTACCTCGTATCGCATTTATTAATAAAATGGACCGTATGGGTGCTGACTTCTTTAGAGGAGTCAACATGATCAAGGAAAGATTAGGTGCAAACCCGGTACCGATTCAAATACCTATTGGTGCAGAAGATGGATTTAAAGGAATTGTAGATTTAGTAACCGAAACAGCAATTGTTTATACAGACGATTTAGGCACAGAGAGCGAAGAAACGGCTATACCTGATGATTTAAAAGAAATCGTTGCGGAATATCGTGAAAAACTTATTGAAGCAGTTGCTGAGTCTGATGAAGAACTAATGATGAAATACTTAGAAGGCGAAGAGCTTACTGAAGATGAAATTAGAAGGGGAATTAGAAAAGGGACATTATCCGTTAGTATGATTCCTGTACTGTGTGGTTCTGCCTTTAAAAACAAAGGGGTTCAACCTTTACTCGATGCAGTTGTGGATTATATGCCGTCACCCTTGGATGTACCTGCTATTAATGGTACAAATCCAGAAAACTGTGAGGAAGACCATCGGAGGGCTGCTGATGATGAGCCTTTCTCTGCACTAGCATTTAAAATTATGAGTGATCCATATGTTGGAAAGTTAACATTCTTTAGGGTCTACTCTGGTACTATGAAATCTGGTTCTTACGTTTATAACTCAACTAAAGGAAAAAGAGAACGTATTGGACGGATTTTGCTAATGCATGCCAACCACAGAGAAGAAATTTCCGAAGTTATGGCTGGGGATATTGCCGCTGCAGTAGGGTTGAAAGAAACTACCACGGGTGATACGTTGTGTGACGAAGAAAAGCCGATTGTCTTGGAATCTATGGAATTCCCAGAACCGGTTATTGATGTGGCTATAGAACCTAAAACCAAAGCGGACCAAGAGAAAATGAGCATTGCACTGCAAAAATTAGCTGAAGAAGACCCGACTTTCAAGATGCATACTGATCAAGAATCGGGGCAGACCATAATTTCCGGAATGGGTGAATTGCACCTGGATATTATTGCAGACCGTTTATTGCGTGAGTTCAAAGTTGATGCGACAGTTGGACGTCCGCAAGTTGCTTATAGGGAAACAATCAAAAGTTCGACTAAAGTTGAAGGGAAATTTGTACGCCAGTCTGGCGGCCGTGGACAATATGGCCACGTGTGGTTAGAATTAGAACCATTGGAAAGAGGTAAAGGTTACGAATTCGAAAGTAAAATTGTTGGAGGTGCTATTCCTAAGGAATATATAGCACCTGTAGACAGTGGCGTACGGGAAGCCATGGAAAACGGAGTTTTAGCGGGCTATCCTACTATCGATGTAAAGGTAACATTATATGATGGTTCATACCACGATGTAGACTCTTCAGAAATGGCATTTAAAATTGCTGGTTCCATGGGATTTAAGGCCGGTGCCAAGAAAGCTAATCCGGTGATTTTAGAACCAATTATGAAAATAGAAGTTGTTGTACCCGATGAATATATGGGTGACGTAATTGGTGACATCAATTCAAGACGTGGACGAATTGAAGGTATGGAACCAAGATCTGGAACCCAGGTAATTAGAGGATATGTGCCTTTGGGAGAAATGTTTGGTTATGCTACTGATTTGCGTTCTCGGACTCAAGGAAGAGGCGTTTACACAATGCAGTTTTCCCACTATGATGAAGTTCCCAGAAACATTGCTGAAGAAATCATTGCAAAACGCCAGGGTGCGTAA
- the rpsS gene encoding 30S ribosomal protein S19: MGRSLKKGPYCDDKLLSKVKKMNDNNEKKVLKTWSRRSTIFPEMVGHTIAVHAGKKHIPVYITEDMVGHKLGEFAPTRTFKGHGAHTERSTSLK, encoded by the coding sequence ATGGGTAGATCTCTAAAAAAAGGTCCTTATTGTGATGATAAACTTTTGTCCAAAGTTAAAAAGATGAACGATAATAATGAGAAAAAGGTATTAAAAACCTGGTCCCGGCGTTCAACAATTTTTCCAGAAATGGTAGGGCATACTATAGCTGTACACGCCGGTAAAAAACATATACCTGTTTATATAACTGAAGATATGGTAGGTCATAAGTTAGGGGAATTTGCTCCAACACGAACCTTTAAAGGACACGGTGCACATACTGAACGGTCTACGTCCTTAAAATAA
- the rpmC gene encoding 50S ribosomal protein L29, producing the protein MKASEIRDLTTAEILRKVDDLKQELFNLRFQLATGQLDNPTRIKEVRRNIAKAKTVLKEREIKQA; encoded by the coding sequence ATGAAGGCTAGTGAAATCAGAGATTTAACAACTGCAGAAATACTGCGTAAAGTAGATGATTTAAAGCAAGAATTATTTAATTTAAGGTTTCAACTAGCTACAGGCCAGCTTGATAACCCTACTAGAATCAAAGAAGTACGCCGGAACATTGCTAAAGCAAAAACCGTTTTAAAGGAAAGGGAAATCAAACAGGCGTAA
- the rplX gene encoding 50S ribosomal protein L24 — MEVNLVAPKVHVKKGDTVMVITGKSAGKKGKVLEVIPEKQRVIVEGVNVVKRHTKANPKAPQGGIVEKEAPISSSNVMLFCSKCNSPTRVGHKFLDDGSKVRHCKKCGEVIEK, encoded by the coding sequence ATGGAGGTGAACTTAGTGGCACCGAAAGTACATGTTAAAAAGGGAGACACTGTAATGGTAATTACCGGTAAATCAGCCGGTAAGAAAGGCAAAGTACTTGAAGTGATACCTGAGAAGCAGAGAGTAATTGTTGAAGGCGTAAATGTTGTAAAACGTCATACCAAAGCTAATCCTAAAGCTCCTCAGGGTGGAATCGTGGAAAAAGAAGCTCCTATTTCCAGTTCCAATGTGATGCTTTTCTGCAGCAAGTGCAATAGCCCCACCAGAGTAGGTCATAAATTTTTGGACGACGGAAGTAAGGTTAGACATTGTAAAAAATGTGGTGAAGTGATCGAGAAGTAG
- the rplW gene encoding 50S ribosomal protein L23, whose protein sequence is MRSPQEVLIKPVISERSMGLMEDNKYTFYVDRNANKIEIRHAVEKLFKVNVLNVNTITVRGKKRRQGKYEGRTSDRKKAIVTLKPGDKIEIFEGL, encoded by the coding sequence ATGCGCAGCCCACAAGAGGTATTAATTAAACCGGTTATCTCCGAAAGATCAATGGGATTAATGGAAGATAATAAATATACTTTTTATGTTGACCGAAACGCTAATAAAATTGAAATTCGTCATGCAGTGGAAAAACTTTTTAAAGTTAATGTTTTGAATGTAAACACCATAACAGTACGTGGTAAAAAAAGACGTCAAGGTAAGTATGAGGGTAGAACCTCTGATCGTAAAAAAGCTATAGTTACTTTAAAACCAGGCGATAAAATTGAAATATTTGAAGGCCTGTAA
- the rplC gene encoding 50S ribosomal protein L3, with amino-acid sequence MTKGILAKKIGMTQIFMDGKAVPVTVIEAGPCYVIQKKTVENDGYNAIQVGFVAKEERKVNKPLKGHFAKAKVTPFQYIKEFKVDNVDDYQIGQEIKVDLFADGDNVDVIGTSKGKGFTGTIKRYNFQRGPMGHGSKNHRRPASAGAKGPARVFKGKKSPGRSGGEKVTIQNLQIAKVDTDRNLLLIKGSIPGPNKSMVIVRDAVKAK; translated from the coding sequence TTGACTAAAGGAATCTTAGCAAAAAAAATAGGGATGACGCAGATTTTTATGGATGGTAAAGCCGTTCCGGTTACTGTAATTGAAGCAGGTCCCTGTTACGTAATACAAAAGAAAACGGTAGAAAATGATGGTTATAATGCAATTCAAGTAGGTTTTGTTGCAAAAGAAGAAAGAAAGGTTAACAAACCTTTGAAAGGCCATTTTGCAAAGGCTAAAGTTACACCTTTTCAATATATTAAGGAATTCAAAGTAGATAATGTTGACGATTATCAAATCGGACAAGAAATTAAAGTAGATTTATTTGCTGATGGTGATAATGTAGATGTAATTGGTACTTCTAAAGGTAAAGGATTTACTGGTACCATTAAAAGATATAATTTCCAAAGGGGTCCAATGGGTCATGGTTCAAAAAACCATAGAAGACCAGCCTCTGCAGGAGCAAAAGGTCCAGCCCGAGTGTTTAAAGGTAAAAAATCACCTGGACGTTCCGGCGGGGAAAAGGTTACTATACAAAACTTGCAAATTGCAAAAGTTGATACTGATAGGAACTTATTGCTTATTAAAGGATCCATTCCTGGACCAAACAAAAGTATGGTAATTGTAAGAGACGCAGTTAAAGCAAAGTAA
- the rpsQ gene encoding 30S ribosomal protein S17: protein MERAARKTRIGTVVSNKMEKTVVVAVETFIKHPLYGRRVKSSKKFKAHDEANVCHAGDKVLIMETRPLSKEKRWRVVEVLEKAKEL, encoded by the coding sequence ATGGAAAGAGCTGCACGTAAAACGAGAATTGGTACCGTAGTTAGCAACAAAATGGAAAAGACAGTTGTAGTAGCTGTTGAAACATTTATTAAACACCCTTTGTATGGCCGTCGTGTCAAAAGCAGTAAAAAGTTTAAAGCTCATGATGAAGCTAATGTTTGTCATGCAGGAGATAAAGTTTTAATTATGGAAACCAGGCCCCTAAGCAAGGAAAAAAGGTGGCGCGTAGTTGAAGTATTGGAAAAAGCTAAAGAATTATAA
- the tuf gene encoding elongation factor Tu, with translation MAKEKYERKKPHVNVGTIGHVDHGKTTLTAAITFTLSKAGGAVAKAYDEIDAAPEEKARGITINTAHVEYETEKRHYAHVDCPGHADYVKNMITGAAQMDGAILVVSAADGPMPQTREHILLSRQVGVPYIVVFLNKSDMVDDDELMELVEMEVRELLNEYEFPGDDTPIVAGSAAKALECGCGSRDCEWCGKIWELMDQVDEYIPTPERPVDKPFLMPVEDVFTITGRGTVATGRVERGTIKVGEEVEIIGLNSETRKTVVTGVEMFRKLLDQAEAGDNIGTLLRGVERKEIERGQVLAKPGSIKPHTKFTGEVYVLTKEEGGRHTPFFNGYRPQFYFRTTDVTGVAHLPEGVEMCMPGDNVKMEIELITPIAIEEGLRFAIREGGRTVGAGVVTGISE, from the coding sequence ATGGCAAAGGAAAAATATGAGAGGAAGAAACCTCACGTTAACGTAGGAACCATAGGACACGTAGACCATGGTAAAACAACCTTAACAGCAGCAATTACCTTCACCTTATCAAAAGCAGGTGGAGCAGTAGCAAAAGCATATGACGAAATTGACGCTGCCCCAGAAGAAAAAGCAAGAGGAATCACCATTAACACAGCGCACGTAGAATACGAAACAGAAAAAAGACACTATGCCCACGTAGACTGTCCAGGACACGCTGACTACGTTAAAAACATGATTACCGGTGCAGCTCAAATGGACGGTGCAATCCTGGTAGTATCAGCAGCAGACGGACCAATGCCCCAAACACGGGAGCACATTTTACTATCCCGTCAAGTAGGAGTACCATACATCGTAGTATTTTTAAACAAATCAGACATGGTAGACGACGATGAACTAATGGAACTAGTAGAAATGGAAGTAAGAGAACTTCTAAATGAATACGAATTTCCTGGAGATGACACACCAATCGTTGCAGGATCAGCAGCAAAAGCATTAGAATGCGGTTGCGGTTCCAGAGACTGCGAATGGTGCGGCAAGATTTGGGAATTAATGGATCAAGTAGATGAATATATTCCAACACCGGAAAGACCGGTAGACAAACCATTCCTCATGCCTGTAGAAGACGTATTCACCATTACCGGACGTGGAACAGTTGCTACAGGAAGAGTAGAACGTGGAACAATTAAAGTAGGGGAAGAAGTAGAAATAATTGGTTTAAATAGCGAAACACGCAAAACAGTAGTAACAGGGGTAGAAATGTTCCGCAAACTGTTAGATCAAGCAGAAGCAGGAGACAACATTGGAACACTATTAAGAGGTGTAGAACGTAAAGAAATTGAACGTGGTCAAGTATTAGCTAAACCTGGTTCAATTAAACCACACACCAAATTTACAGGAGAAGTATACGTCCTAACTAAAGAAGAAGGTGGAAGACATACACCGTTCTTCAACGGATACCGTCCGCAATTTTATTTCAGAACAACAGACGTAACAGGCGTAGCACACTTGCCGGAAGGTGTGGAAATGTGTATGCCGGGTGATAACGTTAAAATGGAAATAGAATTAATTACCCCAATTGCTATTGAAGAAGGCTTACGTTTTGCTATCCGTGAAGGCGGCAGAACTGTAGGAGCCGGTGTTGTTACTGGAATTAGTGAGTAG
- the rplB gene encoding 50S ribosomal protein L2, with protein sequence MAIKKFKPITPGRRQMTVSSFEEITASEPEKSLLQPLKKSAGRNKQGRLTVRHRGGGHKRMYRIIDFKRNKDGIPAKVATIEYDPNRSANIALLNYVDGEKRYIIAPNGLQVGDTVVSGPDADIKTGNALPLKKIPVGSIIHNIEMKAGKGGQLVRSAGVSAQLMAKEGKYGQVRMPSGEVRLINLECKATIGQVGNLTHENISIGKAGRKRWMGIRPTVRGVVMNPVDHPHGGGEGRSPVGRKHPVTPWGKPATGAKTRKKKNVSDKMIVKKRA encoded by the coding sequence ATGGCGATTAAAAAGTTTAAACCTATAACACCGGGCCGCCGTCAAATGACAGTATCAAGCTTTGAAGAAATTACGGCTTCTGAACCTGAGAAATCATTACTGCAACCTTTAAAAAAATCTGCCGGTAGAAATAAACAAGGTAGGCTGACTGTTAGACACCGTGGTGGCGGGCATAAGCGGATGTATAGAATCATTGACTTTAAGCGAAATAAAGATGGCATACCTGCTAAAGTTGCTACTATTGAATATGACCCAAATAGATCAGCAAATATTGCATTATTAAATTATGTGGACGGGGAAAAAAGATATATTATTGCTCCAAACGGCTTGCAAGTAGGGGATACAGTTGTTTCTGGTCCGGATGCAGATATTAAGACGGGAAATGCCCTTCCACTTAAAAAGATCCCTGTCGGTAGTATTATCCATAATATTGAGATGAAAGCTGGTAAAGGCGGCCAACTGGTACGTTCTGCAGGAGTATCTGCTCAGCTTATGGCCAAAGAAGGCAAGTATGGTCAAGTTAGAATGCCTTCCGGTGAAGTCCGCTTAATTAATTTAGAATGTAAAGCTACAATTGGACAAGTTGGAAATTTAACCCATGAGAATATTTCTATTGGGAAAGCTGGTCGTAAAAGATGGATGGGAATTAGGCCAACAGTTCGCGGTGTCGTAATGAACCCTGTAGATCACCCGCATGGTGGTGGTGAAGGACGTTCACCAGTTGGACGTAAACACCCTGTAACTCCTTGGGGTAAACCTGCTACAGGCGCTAAGACAAGAAAGAAAAAGAATGTTTCTGATAAAATGATTGTTAAAAAACGTGCCTAG